One part of the Mesorhizobium sp. M4B.F.Ca.ET.058.02.1.1 genome encodes these proteins:
- a CDS encoding type II toxin-antitoxin system RatA family toxin: MPKFEAIRRVAHTPQEMFALVADVEAYPQFLPLCEALSVRSRKERDGRTILLADMSIGYKAIRETFTTQVLLKPDEKAIDVKYIDGPFKYLSNIWRFDPADSGCEVHFFIDYEFKSRILGALMGTMFDRAFRMFAEAFEKRANQIYGARTA; encoded by the coding sequence ATGCCGAAATTCGAAGCCATCCGTCGCGTCGCCCATACGCCGCAGGAGATGTTCGCGCTGGTCGCGGACGTCGAGGCCTATCCGCAATTCCTGCCGCTGTGCGAAGCGCTCAGCGTGCGCTCGCGCAAGGAGCGCGACGGCCGCACCATCCTCCTTGCCGACATGAGCATCGGTTACAAGGCGATCCGCGAGACCTTTACCACGCAGGTGCTGCTGAAGCCCGACGAGAAGGCCATCGATGTCAAATACATCGACGGCCCTTTCAAATATCTCAGCAATATCTGGCGCTTCGACCCGGCCGATAGCGGCTGCGAGGTGCACTTTTTCATCGACTACGAGTTCAAGAGCCGCATTCTCGGCGCGTTGATGGGCACGATGTTCGATCGCGCCTTCCGCATGTTTGCCGAGGCCTTCGAGAAGCGCGCCAACCAGATCTACGGCGCAAGAACGGCCTGA
- a CDS encoding nitrogen regulation protein NR(II) — translation MKATVAQGPDMVDAANIVLNTIRRPVIMVDAGGFITFANADAEDFFRSSATMLARNTLSKLVPFGSPLLTLVDQVRERLAPVNEYRVDVSSPRLGIEKVVDLYVAPVPEFPGTVVVMFQERSMADKIDRQMTHRGAARSVTGLAAMLAHEIKNPLSGIRGAAQLLELSASDEDRALTRLITDETDRIVSLVDRMEVFSDERPIDRYPVNIHVVLDHVKAIAKNGFAKRIKILEEYDPSLPPVFANRDQLIQVFLNLVKNAAEAIGSDPQGEIVLSTAFRPGIRVSVPGTQDRVSLPLEFCVRDNGPGVSEDILPILFDPFITTKPNGSGLGLALVAKIVGEHGGIIECDSTPRGTTFRILMPAWKETAHGVDEEAEGDRS, via the coding sequence ATGAAGGCCACAGTTGCCCAAGGGCCGGACATGGTCGACGCCGCCAACATCGTGCTGAACACCATCCGCCGCCCGGTGATCATGGTCGATGCCGGCGGCTTCATCACCTTCGCCAATGCCGATGCGGAGGATTTCTTTCGCTCCAGCGCGACCATGCTTGCCCGCAACACGTTGTCCAAGCTCGTGCCCTTCGGCAGCCCGCTGCTCACCCTTGTCGACCAGGTGCGCGAGCGCCTGGCGCCGGTCAACGAATACCGGGTCGATGTGTCATCGCCGCGCCTTGGCATCGAAAAGGTCGTCGACCTTTACGTGGCGCCGGTGCCGGAATTCCCGGGCACGGTGGTGGTGATGTTCCAGGAACGGTCGATGGCCGACAAGATCGACCGACAGATGACGCATCGCGGCGCCGCCCGCTCGGTCACCGGCCTTGCCGCCATGCTGGCGCATGAGATCAAGAACCCATTGTCCGGCATCAGGGGCGCCGCCCAGTTGCTGGAACTGTCAGCCTCCGACGAGGACCGCGCGCTCACCCGGCTGATCACCGACGAGACCGACCGCATCGTCTCACTCGTCGACCGCATGGAGGTCTTTTCCGACGAACGGCCAATCGACCGCTACCCGGTCAACATCCACGTCGTTCTCGACCATGTGAAGGCGATTGCCAAGAACGGTTTTGCGAAACGGATCAAGATCTTGGAGGAATACGATCCATCGCTTCCTCCGGTCTTCGCCAACCGCGACCAGCTGATCCAGGTGTTCCTCAACCTGGTCAAGAACGCCGCCGAGGCGATCGGTTCGGACCCGCAAGGCGAGATCGTGCTGTCCACTGCCTTCCGGCCGGGCATCCGTGTTTCGGTGCCGGGAACGCAGGATCGCGTGTCCCTGCCGCTGGAATTTTGCGTGCGCGACAACGGTCCCGGTGTTTCGGAGGACATACTGCCGATCCTGTTCGACCCGTTCATCACCACCAAGCCGAACGGCTCCGGCCTCGGGCTGGCGCTGGTGGCCAAGATCGTCGGCGAGCATGGCGGCATCATCGAATGCGATTCGACGCCGCGGGGAACCACGTTCCGCATCCTGATGCCGGCTTGGAAGGAGACCGCACACGGTGTCGACGAAGAAGCTGAAGGAGACCGCTCATGA
- a CDS encoding bifunctional 2-C-methyl-D-erythritol 4-phosphate cytidylyltransferase/2-C-methyl-D-erythritol 2,4-cyclodiphosphate synthase → MTDASENQASGADDKVAVVIVAAGRGARAGQANGPKQYQRIGGRAVIARTLETFLSHPRTGPVVVAIHADDGELFRKAAGADADRVITVTGGDSRQASVRLGLLALRDAAPGRVLVHDAVRPFVDAGLIDRTIDAVGERQGALPALPVADTLKRESAAGMIEETVSRNGLHAAQTPQGFPFWPLLAAHEKAHHLGKADFTDDAAIAEWAHIPVKIVQGSPDNIKLTWARDIAMADQRLSGERPRFPDIRTGNGYDVHAFEPGDHVTLCGVVIPHDRKLSGHSDADVGLHALTDALLATCGAGDIGTHFPPSDPQWKGAASKIFVEHAAKLVRGRGGRIANADITLICEAPRVGPHREAMTAALAAMLGIASERISIKATTNEKLGFIGRQEGIAAIATASVVFPGEVPE, encoded by the coding sequence ATGACTGACGCAAGCGAAAATCAGGCTTCGGGCGCGGATGACAAGGTCGCGGTGGTTATCGTAGCGGCCGGGCGCGGCGCGCGCGCCGGGCAAGCCAATGGACCGAAGCAATATCAACGCATCGGCGGCCGCGCCGTCATCGCGCGCACCTTGGAGACATTCCTCTCTCACCCGAGGACCGGTCCGGTCGTGGTGGCCATTCACGCCGACGACGGCGAGCTTTTCCGAAAGGCCGCGGGTGCGGATGCGGACCGTGTCATCACGGTCACCGGCGGCGATTCGCGCCAGGCCTCTGTCAGGCTGGGCCTGCTGGCGCTCAGGGATGCCGCGCCAGGCCGCGTGCTCGTCCATGACGCCGTACGCCCCTTTGTCGACGCCGGCCTCATCGACCGCACGATCGATGCCGTCGGCGAACGCCAGGGCGCGCTGCCCGCTCTGCCCGTCGCCGACACGCTGAAGCGCGAGTCGGCAGCCGGGATGATCGAGGAGACCGTATCGAGGAACGGACTGCATGCCGCCCAGACGCCGCAGGGCTTTCCCTTCTGGCCGCTTCTTGCCGCGCATGAAAAGGCCCATCATCTTGGCAAGGCGGATTTCACCGACGACGCCGCGATCGCCGAGTGGGCGCATATTCCGGTGAAAATCGTCCAAGGATCGCCGGACAACATAAAACTTACCTGGGCAAGGGATATTGCAATGGCCGATCAGCGGCTTTCCGGTGAACGGCCGCGCTTTCCGGATATCCGCACCGGCAACGGCTATGACGTGCATGCCTTCGAGCCGGGCGATCATGTCACGCTCTGCGGCGTCGTCATTCCGCACGACAGAAAGCTCTCCGGCCATTCCGATGCCGACGTCGGCCTTCACGCCCTCACCGACGCGCTGCTCGCCACCTGCGGCGCCGGCGATATCGGCACGCATTTCCCGCCGTCGGATCCGCAGTGGAAAGGCGCCGCCTCGAAGATCTTCGTCGAACATGCGGCCAAGCTGGTGCGCGGGCGCGGCGGACGCATCGCCAATGCCGACATCACGCTGATCTGCGAGGCGCCGCGCGTCGGCCCGCACCGCGAGGCGATGACGGCTGCCCTCGCCGCGATGCTCGGCATCGCCAGTGAGCGCATCTCGATCAAGGCGACCACCAATGAGAAGCTTGGCTTCATCGGCCGCCAGGAAGGCATAGCGGCCATCGCCACCGCCAGCGTAGTCTTTCCAGGTGAGGTTCCCGAATGA
- the lpdA gene encoding dihydrolipoyl dehydrogenase yields MAESYDVIIIGSGPGGYVTAVRSAQLGFKTAIVEREHLGGICLNWGCIPTKALLRSAEIMHYSDHLKDYGLKLEGGKVSADTAAVVDRSRKVSLRLNGGVAFLMKKNKVDVIWGEAKLSKAPSGEKLGEIVVSKTAKKPMEPQPPAPKGVKGEGTYTAKHIILATGARPRALPGIEPDGKLIWTYFEAMVPKEMPKSLLVMGSGAIGIEFASFYRTMGAEVTVVELLPAVMPVEDAEVSKFAQKQFEKQGMKIILEAKVTKVEKGANSVTAHVEMKDGKVEKITADRMISAVGVQGNIEGLGLEALGVKTDRGCVVVDGYGKTNVPGIYAIGDVAGPPMLAHKAEHEGVVCIEKIANFPGVHATDKLKIPGCTYCNPQVASVGLTEAKAKAEGKDIRVGRFQFGANGKAIALGEDQGFVKTIFDKKTGQLLGAHMVGAEVTELIQGFVVAMNLETTEEELMHTIFPHPTLSEMMKESVLDAYGRPLNA; encoded by the coding sequence GTGGCTGAATCCTACGACGTCATCATCATCGGCTCCGGCCCCGGCGGCTATGTCACCGCGGTGCGGTCCGCGCAGCTCGGCTTCAAGACGGCGATCGTCGAGCGCGAGCACCTTGGCGGCATCTGCCTAAACTGGGGCTGCATCCCGACCAAGGCGCTGCTGCGCTCGGCCGAGATCATGCACTATTCGGATCATCTCAAGGACTACGGCCTGAAGCTCGAAGGCGGCAAGGTCAGCGCCGACACGGCCGCGGTCGTCGACCGCTCGCGCAAGGTGTCGCTGAGGCTGAATGGCGGCGTCGCCTTCCTGATGAAGAAGAACAAGGTTGACGTCATCTGGGGCGAGGCCAAGCTTTCGAAGGCTCCTTCTGGCGAAAAATTGGGCGAGATCGTCGTCTCCAAGACCGCCAAGAAGCCGATGGAGCCACAGCCGCCAGCGCCGAAAGGCGTCAAGGGCGAGGGCACCTACACCGCCAAGCACATCATCCTTGCCACCGGCGCGCGGCCGCGCGCGCTGCCCGGCATCGAGCCGGACGGCAAGCTGATCTGGACCTATTTCGAAGCCATGGTGCCGAAGGAAATGCCGAAGTCGTTGCTGGTGATGGGTTCGGGCGCGATCGGCATCGAGTTCGCCTCCTTCTACCGCACCATGGGCGCCGAGGTGACGGTGGTCGAGCTGCTGCCGGCGGTGATGCCGGTCGAGGATGCCGAGGTCTCGAAATTCGCGCAGAAGCAGTTCGAGAAGCAAGGCATGAAGATCATCCTCGAGGCCAAGGTGACCAAGGTCGAGAAGGGCGCCAACTCGGTGACGGCGCATGTCGAGATGAAGGACGGCAAGGTCGAGAAGATCACCGCCGACCGCATGATCTCGGCCGTCGGCGTGCAGGGCAACATCGAGGGCCTCGGCCTGGAGGCGCTTGGCGTCAAGACGGACCGCGGCTGCGTCGTCGTCGACGGTTACGGCAAGACCAACGTGCCCGGCATCTACGCAATCGGCGACGTCGCCGGACCGCCGATGCTCGCCCACAAGGCCGAGCACGAAGGTGTGGTCTGCATCGAGAAGATCGCCAATTTCCCCGGCGTGCACGCCACCGACAAGCTGAAGATCCCGGGCTGCACCTATTGCAATCCGCAGGTCGCCTCCGTCGGCCTGACCGAGGCCAAGGCCAAGGCCGAAGGCAAGGACATTCGTGTTGGTCGCTTCCAGTTCGGCGCCAACGGCAAGGCGATCGCGCTTGGTGAGGACCAGGGCTTCGTCAAAACGATCTTCGACAAGAAGACCGGCCAGTTGCTCGGCGCGCATATGGTGGGCGCCGAGGTGACCGAACTGATCCAGGGTTTTGTGGTGGCGATGAACCTCGAAACCACCGAGGAAGAGCTGATGCACACCATCTTCCCGCACCCGACCTTGTCGGAGATGATGAAGGAAAGCGTGCTCGACGCCTATGGCCGCCCGTTGAACGCATGA
- a CDS encoding GlsB/YeaQ/YmgE family stress response membrane protein gives MDVNGVGWLAAIIIGGLAGWLAEMVMKSNTGIFMNIILGIVGAVVLNAILQALNFQSFGVGWFAYLITGFIGACLLIFVGRLVRR, from the coding sequence ATGGACGTGAATGGCGTGGGCTGGCTGGCGGCCATCATCATCGGCGGTTTGGCGGGCTGGCTCGCCGAGATGGTGATGAAGAGCAACACCGGCATCTTCATGAACATCATCTTGGGCATCGTCGGCGCGGTCGTGCTGAATGCAATCCTGCAAGCTCTCAATTTCCAGTCTTTCGGCGTTGGCTGGTTCGCCTATCTGATCACGGGCTTCATTGGCGCCTGCCTGCTGATCTTTGTAGGACGGCTGGTGCGCCGTTAG
- the ntrC gene encoding nitrogen regulation protein NR(I), translating to MTARGNILVADDDAAIRTVLNQALSRVGHEVRVTSNASTLWRWVAAGEGDLVITDVVMPDENAFDMLPRIKKARPELPVIVMSAQNTFMTAIRASETGAYEYLPKPFDLTELLNIVNRALAEPRRPKLDARADDQPETMPLVGRSAAMQDIYRMLARMMQTDLTVMISGESGTGKELVARALHEYGRRRGGPFVAINMAAIPRDLIESELFGHEKGAFTGAQNRSTGRFEQAEGGTLFLDEIGDMPMEAQTRLLRVLQQGEYTTVGGRTPIKTDVRIVAATNKDLRTLINQGLFREDLFYRLNVVPLRLPALRERSEDIPDLVRHFFKQGASEGLQTKRISSGGIELMKRYPWPGNVRELENLIRRLAALYSQDEISSEIIEAELKTGERPVVPGGGNLIPDDLSIGQAVEHFLQRYFASFAGDLPPAGLYQRILAEVEYPLVLASMTATRGNQIKAAELLGLNRNTLRKKIRELGVNVYKSSRQI from the coding sequence ATGACCGCACGCGGCAACATTCTGGTCGCCGATGACGATGCGGCCATCCGCACCGTGCTCAATCAGGCGCTGTCGCGCGTCGGCCATGAGGTGCGCGTCACTTCGAATGCCTCGACGCTGTGGCGCTGGGTGGCGGCGGGCGAGGGCGACCTCGTCATCACCGACGTGGTGATGCCGGACGAGAACGCCTTCGACATGCTGCCGCGCATCAAGAAGGCGCGGCCGGAACTGCCGGTCATCGTGATGAGCGCGCAGAACACGTTCATGACCGCCATCCGCGCCTCCGAGACCGGCGCCTATGAATATCTGCCGAAGCCGTTCGACCTGACCGAACTGCTCAACATCGTCAACCGGGCGCTGGCCGAGCCGAGACGGCCGAAGCTCGACGCGCGCGCCGACGACCAACCGGAGACGATGCCGCTGGTCGGCCGCTCCGCCGCCATGCAGGACATCTACCGCATGCTGGCCCGCATGATGCAGACCGACCTCACGGTGATGATCAGCGGCGAATCCGGCACCGGCAAGGAGCTGGTGGCCCGCGCGCTGCACGAATATGGCCGCCGCCGCGGCGGCCCGTTCGTTGCCATCAACATGGCGGCGATCCCGCGCGACTTGATAGAATCGGAACTGTTCGGTCACGAGAAGGGCGCCTTCACCGGCGCGCAGAACCGCTCCACCGGTCGCTTCGAGCAGGCCGAAGGCGGCACGCTGTTCCTCGACGAGATCGGCGACATGCCGATGGAGGCGCAGACACGCCTGCTGCGCGTGCTGCAGCAAGGCGAATATACGACCGTCGGCGGCCGCACGCCGATCAAGACGGACGTTCGCATCGTCGCCGCCACCAACAAGGACCTGCGCACGCTGATAAACCAGGGGCTGTTCCGCGAGGACCTGTTCTACCGCCTCAACGTCGTGCCGCTGAGGCTGCCGGCGCTGCGCGAGCGCTCCGAGGACATTCCGGACCTGGTGCGGCATTTCTTCAAGCAGGGCGCCAGCGAGGGGCTGCAGACCAAGCGCATTTCCTCCGGCGGCATCGAGTTGATGAAGCGCTACCCCTGGCCGGGCAATGTGCGCGAGCTGGAAAACCTGATCCGCAGGCTGGCCGCGCTCTATTCTCAGGATGAGATCTCGTCCGAGATCATCGAGGCCGAGCTCAAGACCGGCGAGCGGCCGGTAGTCCCCGGCGGCGGCAATCTCATTCCCGACGATCTCTCCATCGGTCAGGCGGTGGAGCATTTCCTGCAGCGCTATTTTGCTTCGTTCGCCGGTGATCTGCCGCCGGCTGGCCTGTACCAGCGCATCCTCGCCGAGGTCGAATACCCGCTGGTCCTTGCTTCGATGACGGCGACGCGCGGCAACCAGATCAAGGCGGCTGAGCTCCTGGGGCTCAACCGCAACACGCTGCGCAAGAAGATCCGCGAGCTTGGCGTCAACGTCTACAAGTCCTCGAGGCAGATCTAG
- the lipA gene encoding lipoyl synthase, with the protein MVTVLDTIANAPRVRHPEKAHKPDQEVLRKPDWIRVKAPVSKGYAETREIVKSHKLVTVCEEAGCPNIGECWDKKHATFMIMGEICTRACAFCNVATGIPTALDADEPARVAHAVKQMGLSHVVITSVDRDDLADGGAQHFADVIRAIRAAAPSTTIEILTPDFLRKDGALEIVVAAKPDVFNHNLETVPSNYLTVRPGARYFHSIRLLQRVKELDPSIFTKSGIMVGLGEERNEILQLMDDLRSANVDFMTIGQYLQPSKKHHPVIRFVTPEEFKSFETIGKTKGFLLMASSPLTRSSHHAGEDFARLRAAREAQLKKAS; encoded by the coding sequence ATGGTCACTGTCCTCGACACGATCGCCAATGCGCCGCGCGTGCGGCACCCCGAAAAGGCGCACAAGCCGGACCAGGAGGTGCTGCGCAAGCCCGACTGGATCCGCGTCAAGGCGCCGGTCTCGAAGGGCTACGCCGAGACACGCGAGATCGTGAAGTCGCACAAGCTGGTGACGGTGTGCGAGGAAGCCGGCTGCCCCAACATCGGCGAATGCTGGGACAAGAAGCACGCCACCTTCATGATCATGGGCGAGATCTGCACGCGCGCCTGCGCCTTCTGCAACGTCGCCACCGGCATCCCGACCGCGCTCGATGCCGATGAGCCGGCGCGCGTCGCGCATGCCGTCAAGCAGATGGGCCTCAGCCACGTCGTCATCACCTCGGTCGACCGCGATGACCTTGCCGATGGCGGCGCGCAGCATTTTGCCGACGTCATCCGCGCCATCCGCGCCGCCGCGCCCTCGACCACGATCGAGATCCTGACGCCGGACTTCCTGCGCAAGGACGGCGCGCTGGAGATCGTCGTGGCGGCGAAGCCCGACGTCTTCAACCACAATCTCGAAACCGTGCCGTCCAACTACCTGACGGTGCGGCCGGGCGCCCGCTATTTCCATTCGATCCGGCTGTTGCAGCGCGTCAAGGAGCTCGACCCGTCGATCTTCACCAAGTCCGGCATTATGGTCGGTCTAGGCGAGGAGCGGAACGAGATCCTGCAGCTGATGGACGACCTGCGCTCGGCCAATGTCGACTTCATGACCATCGGCCAGTATCTGCAGCCGTCGAAGAAGCACCATCCGGTGATCCGCTTCGTCACCCCGGAGGAGTTCAAGTCCTTCGAGACGATCGGCAAGACCAAGGGTTTCCTTCTCATGGCGTCGAGTCCGCTGACGCGCTCCTCGCATCATGCCGGCGAGGATTTCGCCAGGCTGCGCGCGGCGCGGGAAGCGCAGCTCAAAAAAGCCAGCTGA
- a CDS encoding CinA family protein, whose translation MSNAELANALLLACQQRGIMLATAESCTGGLIIAALTDIAGSSAVVDRGFITYSNEAKMEMLGVSAATLKTHGAVSREIVLEMAAGALAHSRASLALAVTGIAGPTGGSADKPVGLVWFGLALAGQPIVAEHQLFGHKGREFIRHETVRHALELGLRALG comes from the coding sequence ATGAGCAACGCCGAACTCGCAAACGCCCTGCTTCTGGCCTGCCAGCAACGCGGCATCATGCTGGCGACGGCGGAAAGCTGCACCGGCGGCCTGATCATCGCCGCGCTCACCGACATTGCCGGCTCCTCCGCCGTGGTCGACCGCGGTTTCATCACTTATTCCAACGAAGCCAAGATGGAGATGCTCGGCGTTTCCGCCGCAACGCTCAAGACGCACGGCGCGGTCTCACGCGAAATCGTGCTCGAAATGGCGGCGGGCGCGCTGGCGCATTCGCGGGCGAGCCTCGCGCTCGCGGTCACGGGCATCGCCGGCCCGACCGGCGGTTCGGCCGACAAGCCGGTCGGCCTGGTCTGGTTCGGCCTTGCGCTGGCCGGCCAGCCGATCGTCGCCGAGCACCAACTGTTCGGCCACAAGGGGCGAGAGTTCATCCGCCATGAAACCGTGCGGCACGCGCTGGAACTCGGCCTGCGCGCGCTGGGCTAA
- the dusB gene encoding tRNA dihydrouridine synthase DusB translates to MPELTKLALPLHIGGVIIRNRVFLAPMSGVTDEAFRQRAHRHGAGLVVSEMVASGELAKGRAGCDLRIRHSGLPVHMVQLAGREAAHMAEGARIAAGEGADIIDINMGCPAKKVTGGYAGSALMRDLDHALSLIEAVVGAVEVPVTVKMRLGWDESALNAPMLARRAEQAGVRMVTVHGRTRCQFYQGKADWRAIARVKEAVSIPVVANGDVGSPAEAAAILDQSGADAVMIGRAHYGAPWTAGRIAASAAGETAPGIPGDRLALADYVIGHYQDMLALYGVESGLRQARKHLGWYLDSHAAGATSGQRKAILTSFEPARVIAELREVFSNPAESMRSAA, encoded by the coding sequence ATGCCCGAATTGACCAAATTGGCTCTGCCGCTCCACATTGGCGGCGTGATAATCCGTAATCGTGTCTTCCTCGCGCCGATGTCGGGAGTAACCGACGAGGCGTTCCGGCAGCGCGCCCATCGGCATGGTGCCGGGCTGGTCGTGTCGGAAATGGTGGCGAGCGGAGAGCTTGCCAAAGGCAGGGCCGGCTGCGACCTGCGCATCCGCCATTCCGGGCTGCCGGTCCACATGGTCCAGCTTGCCGGCCGCGAGGCGGCGCACATGGCCGAAGGCGCCCGGATCGCCGCGGGCGAGGGCGCCGACATCATCGATATCAACATGGGCTGCCCGGCCAAGAAGGTGACGGGCGGCTATGCTGGCTCAGCGTTGATGCGCGATCTCGATCACGCGCTGTCGCTGATCGAGGCGGTGGTCGGCGCCGTCGAGGTACCGGTGACCGTGAAGATGCGGCTTGGCTGGGACGAAAGCGCGCTCAACGCGCCGATGCTGGCGCGCCGCGCCGAACAGGCCGGCGTGAGGATGGTGACGGTGCATGGCCGCACGCGCTGTCAGTTCTACCAGGGCAAGGCCGACTGGCGCGCCATCGCGCGGGTCAAGGAAGCCGTTTCGATCCCGGTCGTCGCCAATGGCGATGTCGGCTCGCCGGCGGAAGCGGCTGCCATCCTCGATCAATCGGGCGCCGACGCGGTGATGATCGGGCGCGCGCATTATGGCGCACCGTGGACCGCCGGCAGGATCGCGGCGTCCGCGGCAGGAGAGACGGCGCCAGGCATTCCCGGAGATCGGCTGGCCCTGGCCGACTACGTCATTGGCCACTATCAGGATATGCTGGCGCTCTACGGTGTCGAAAGCGGGCTGCGCCAGGCGCGCAAGCATCTCGGGTGGTATCTCGATAGCCATGCCGCCGGCGCCACTTCCGGTCAACGCAAGGCAATCCTCACCTCTTTCGAGCCCGCTCGCGTCATCGCCGAACTGCGTGAAGTGTTCTCCAACCCCGCCGAATCGATGCGGAGCGCCGCATGA